A stretch of the Archangium violaceum genome encodes the following:
- a CDS encoding putative quinol monooxygenase: MNASGKVVFVVSLHTKQGRQDEFLSLLTPLLDAMRHEKTFINAVLHRDAADPTRFMIYETWADLTDVTEVQMKRDYRAAYEAALPDLLREPRKVQLWQPLRGDFEGEPRNRGGPIGG; this comes from the coding sequence ATGAACGCTTCGGGCAAGGTCGTCTTCGTTGTGTCGCTTCACACCAAGCAGGGCCGCCAGGACGAATTCCTGAGCCTGCTCACACCACTGCTGGATGCAATGCGGCACGAGAAGACCTTCATCAACGCCGTCCTTCATCGTGACGCGGCCGATCCCACCCGGTTCATGATCTACGAAACCTGGGCTGACCTGACCGACGTCACGGAAGTCCAGATGAAGCGGGACTACCGCGCGGCCTACGAGGCCGCTCTGCCGGACCTCCTGCGTGAACCCCGCAAGGTGCAGCTCTGGCAACCCCTGCGCGGGGACTTCGAGGGAGAGCCACGAAATCGGGGCGGACCCATTGGCGGATGA
- a CDS encoding GH92 family glycosyl hydrolase: MSKTLQRAVLAYGSLLLLALLAPGCRDDGPGGADSGVDPPDSGVETDAGVGQPDAGPPPIEDLARHVDPFIGTDDSDSPFPVPGGAGGSTFPGATVPFGMLQLSPDSPTGSPSGYRYSDPLIEHFSLTHFNGAGCPNNEDLPFLPRVGALTSSPAANWESFRTGYKKETEAASPGYYRVTLDGDIEVELTTTTRTGMVRLHYPASEVAQFLLHTGRSATGVRIGSVQIVGNDKIRGSVVAGGFCGSSQVFSIFFAAQFDRPFKSSGTWLGKTLSPGKTTAEGTGSGAFVTFDTTRDPAVQMKIGISFVSIANAEANLAAENSGWDFDAVRTAARERWNEVLNRVELTGGSDADLEQFYTALYHVFQNPNVASDVNGQYLGFDLSVHVADGWTVYQNYSGWDIIRSWTHLVAAIAPEAPDIIRSMVEDGVQGGLLPFWSHQNVETNVMVGDPGTVNVANAYAMGVRGFDTDAALQLMLKSASNPYDTQRWNLSDWLTYHYAGGNAAMSLEYAMADFAISRFAGALGQTAVRDEYLTRSHYWTESWNPADKLIEPRVGAPQPGATASRIYEVEVFGAAAPATNLALNQSATASDSCNASESPSKAVNGTINGGSSDKWCDNTSSDKWWQVDLGSVQSIDKIVLYHAGAGGETTAWNTQDFTLSVSTDNMTFETVATVTGNTANITRHDFTARNARYVKLSIQTAIQVGTLGAWDCQPLDVSSQCGYIEGNAAQYVWMVPHDLEGLFTLMGGHAKAEKRLDDLFTELNAGTERPHFYIGNEPEHGTPWIYNFAQRPWKTQAIVRRIIDEEFNGNPGGLPGNDDLGSTSAWLVWSYLGMYPAIPGTDVLVINGPWFPRARVHLANGNVLTIEGQGAGPTSSYIQSLAIDGMATTKNFVRFADIASGATLKYVMGPTANESWGSGEADRPPSFAP, translated from the coding sequence ATGTCGAAGACCCTGCAGCGCGCTGTTCTTGCGTACGGATCACTTCTTCTTCTCGCGCTCCTGGCTCCCGGTTGCCGTGACGATGGCCCGGGGGGCGCGGACTCCGGGGTTGACCCTCCCGATTCCGGGGTCGAGACGGACGCCGGTGTGGGCCAGCCCGACGCCGGCCCGCCGCCCATCGAGGACCTCGCGAGGCACGTCGACCCGTTCATCGGCACCGATGACAGCGACTCGCCCTTCCCGGTGCCGGGCGGAGCCGGTGGCAGCACCTTTCCGGGCGCGACCGTGCCCTTCGGCATGCTGCAACTCAGCCCCGACTCGCCGACCGGCTCGCCCTCGGGATACCGCTACAGCGACCCGCTCATCGAGCACTTCAGCCTGACCCACTTCAACGGCGCGGGCTGCCCCAACAACGAGGATCTGCCATTCCTGCCGCGCGTCGGCGCGCTCACCTCGTCGCCCGCGGCCAACTGGGAGAGCTTCCGCACCGGATACAAGAAAGAGACCGAGGCGGCCTCGCCCGGCTACTACCGCGTCACGCTCGACGGCGACATCGAGGTGGAGCTGACCACGACCACGCGCACTGGCATGGTGCGCCTGCACTACCCGGCTTCCGAAGTCGCCCAGTTTCTCCTCCACACCGGCCGCAGCGCGACCGGCGTGCGCATCGGCTCCGTGCAGATCGTCGGAAACGACAAGATCCGCGGCAGCGTCGTCGCGGGCGGCTTCTGCGGCTCGAGCCAGGTCTTCTCCATCTTCTTCGCGGCGCAGTTCGACCGGCCGTTCAAGTCCTCGGGGACCTGGCTGGGCAAGACGCTGTCGCCGGGCAAGACCACCGCGGAAGGCACCGGCTCGGGCGCTTTCGTGACCTTCGACACGACCCGCGACCCGGCCGTGCAGATGAAGATCGGCATCTCCTTCGTCAGCATCGCCAACGCCGAGGCCAACCTGGCGGCCGAGAACTCTGGCTGGGACTTCGACGCCGTGCGCACGGCCGCGCGTGAGCGGTGGAACGAGGTGCTCAACCGGGTCGAGCTCACCGGAGGCAGCGACGCGGACCTCGAGCAGTTCTACACCGCGCTCTACCACGTCTTCCAGAACCCCAACGTCGCCAGCGACGTGAATGGCCAGTACCTGGGCTTCGACCTCTCGGTGCACGTGGCCGACGGCTGGACCGTGTACCAGAACTACTCCGGCTGGGACATCATCCGCTCGTGGACGCACCTCGTGGCCGCGATCGCGCCGGAGGCGCCGGACATCATCCGCTCGATGGTCGAGGACGGCGTGCAGGGCGGCCTCCTTCCCTTCTGGTCGCACCAGAATGTCGAGACCAACGTCATGGTCGGCGACCCCGGTACGGTGAACGTCGCCAACGCCTATGCCATGGGCGTGCGCGGCTTCGACACCGACGCGGCGCTGCAACTCATGCTCAAGTCGGCGAGCAACCCGTATGACACGCAGCGCTGGAACCTCTCCGACTGGCTCACGTACCACTACGCGGGCGGCAACGCGGCCATGTCGCTCGAGTACGCGATGGCTGACTTCGCCATCTCGCGGTTCGCTGGCGCGCTCGGCCAGACCGCGGTGCGCGACGAGTACCTCACGCGCTCGCACTACTGGACCGAGAGCTGGAACCCCGCCGACAAGCTGATCGAGCCGCGCGTGGGCGCCCCTCAGCCGGGCGCGACGGCTTCGCGCATCTACGAGGTGGAGGTCTTCGGCGCCGCCGCGCCGGCCACCAACCTGGCGCTCAACCAATCCGCCACCGCGAGCGATTCGTGCAACGCCAGCGAGAGCCCGTCCAAGGCGGTGAACGGCACGATCAACGGCGGCTCCAGCGACAAGTGGTGCGACAACACCAGCAGCGACAAGTGGTGGCAGGTCGACCTGGGCAGCGTGCAGTCGATCGACAAGATCGTCCTCTACCACGCGGGCGCGGGAGGTGAGACGACCGCCTGGAACACCCAGGACTTCACGCTCAGCGTCAGCACCGACAACATGACCTTCGAGACCGTCGCCACGGTCACCGGCAACACCGCGAACATCACCAGGCACGACTTCACCGCGCGCAATGCCCGCTACGTGAAGCTCTCCATCCAGACGGCCATTCAGGTTGGAACGCTCGGTGCGTGGGATTGCCAGCCCCTCGATGTGTCATCGCAGTGCGGCTACATCGAGGGTAACGCGGCGCAGTACGTCTGGATGGTTCCGCACGACCTCGAGGGCCTGTTCACGCTCATGGGCGGCCACGCCAAGGCCGAGAAGCGCCTCGACGACCTCTTCACCGAACTCAACGCGGGCACCGAGCGGCCACACTTCTACATCGGCAACGAGCCCGAGCACGGCACGCCGTGGATCTACAACTTCGCGCAGAGGCCCTGGAAGACGCAGGCGATCGTGCGCCGCATCATCGACGAGGAGTTCAACGGCAATCCGGGCGGTCTGCCCGGCAACGACGACCTGGGCTCGACCTCGGCCTGGCTCGTCTGGAGCTACCTCGGCATGTACCCGGCCATCCCTGGCACCGACGTGCTCGTGATCAACGGCCCGTGGTTCCCCAGAGCCAGGGTGCACCTCGCCAACGGCAACGTCCTGACCATCGAGGGCCAGGGGGCCGGCCCGACCTCGAGCTACATCCAGAGTCTGGCCATCGACGGCATGGCGACCACGAAGAACTTCGTCCGCTTCGCCGACATCGCCTCGGGCGCCACGCTGAAGTACGTCATGGGCCCCACGGCCAACGAGTCGTGGGGCAGCGGCGAGGCGGATCGTCCGCCGAGCTTCGCGCCGTAG
- a CDS encoding LysR family transcriptional regulator: MRTFEAVARLGSLTAASKALGLSQSTVSRHLARLEESAGSPLLLRESPPRLTERGSSLLAAVQPMVDAALAARSALEDTPELHGEVTLTTVGELVRWELTPRLPEFYRAFPHLRLRILAENRISSLAAGEADVALRMFRPERGELVARKVHSVSYAFFAASSLELHPEVPWLGLTGSLAGVPEQRHAERVFATRPPRLLVEDIESLGLAVQAGLGVALLPRGLAARLAHVVEVPPRRLGERNSDSLPSRDIWMVVHRSKQHVPRVRALMEWLKGNLNGERP, translated from the coding sequence TTGCGCACGTTCGAGGCGGTCGCTCGCCTCGGTAGCCTGACCGCCGCGTCGAAGGCCCTGGGCTTGAGCCAGTCGACCGTCAGCAGACACCTGGCCCGGCTGGAGGAGAGCGCCGGTTCCCCGTTGCTGCTGCGCGAATCCCCTCCGCGGCTGACGGAGCGCGGGTCCTCGTTGCTGGCGGCGGTGCAGCCCATGGTGGACGCCGCGCTGGCGGCTCGGTCCGCCCTGGAAGACACGCCGGAGCTCCACGGCGAAGTCACCCTGACCACCGTCGGCGAGCTGGTGCGCTGGGAGCTGACCCCCCGCCTGCCGGAGTTCTACCGGGCCTTTCCCCACCTGCGCCTGCGCATCCTGGCGGAGAACCGGATCAGCAGCCTCGCCGCTGGTGAAGCCGACGTGGCGCTCCGGATGTTCCGCCCCGAGCGCGGCGAGCTCGTCGCGCGGAAGGTGCACTCGGTGTCCTACGCGTTCTTCGCGGCCTCCTCTCTCGAGCTCCACCCCGAGGTTCCATGGCTGGGCCTGACGGGCTCGCTCGCCGGGGTCCCCGAACAGCGCCACGCCGAACGCGTCTTCGCCACCCGCCCCCCGAGACTGCTCGTCGAAGACATCGAGTCACTCGGGCTCGCGGTCCAAGCGGGCCTTGGGGTGGCCCTCCTGCCCCGAGGTCTCGCCGCGCGGCTCGCCCATGTGGTGGAAGTTCCTCCTCGGCGGCTCGGAGAGCGGAACAGCGACAGCCTCCCTTCGCGCGACATCTGGATGGTCGTCCATCGCTCGAAGCAGCACGTGCCCAGGGTGCGAGCGCTGATGGAGTGGCTCAAGGGAAACCTGAACGGCGAGCGCCCATGA
- a CDS encoding HET-C-related protein: protein MNRFSNDALNRLLSRYLDLEQWESLESTDERVDDVLRRLSNEPGLVSHARSTLRSSTSLVPIDDRQVLTLFVEQHLQKSGDARSALAPGLLPAPERARNVAREPEPIPEETSYVLLNLVDDLTEEPVAGVELVLKLPDGKRQKVKSDAQGQVELKRVSKGLFSVGAEVGDAKLNQVLDLVWWGITPSRRPLEAIQPEAVLDEGTRNRLLKVQRHKVSTGETLESVAEQYDLSWKELALFNWGRADPDGINAALKDAVGCTRKTADGKNYVFDDSDEPGILYIPKPWERGGLDTGLRHVIRVRAVRPRVERLESRFALERLTDLARRMEKPDFLSWLLVLFGVDIPADAYEAFRRELLDGKVEPPPIRVVELGLHGHEAGYDSVARTIKVRQKFARAAEEKPEEASKLLLALLEEFGHHVDQLLRNTYSKVSGDAPLDEGARFAHSVYTQWLTEEAPVEFATSVHDGSEHPLRADFSDVQRTADLWLNEAQQEVDDSAGSTEFFGAGRGHGDPKTSFGHQSIGDALSEFFDDDERLSIYFGNWLRDISQVVDPKLVREPGSKTLLQSPFSRKALTDCIDVMAREEFGNNADFRVTPQKLGLYRPEEHIDNPHGIEDGTKKDPAFHPGWTPAEVALNMKTGLLNYIATPGTWKSAAGFMEQELRAAVANGRTPEGMRRLGAALHTLEDFFSHSNFLELSLIRLGHVRVCPWVWQKVPAPTPRFPLVTGKFGGDDTQVSLLYVLAEKMQAVKECKAGERSSGAKIALILMKDVPDVIPGGFTNRFEGMLENLEELQMKYPTAATLACRVGEALSLWLGVLQADFARSRAKAVTRAQDEHLADPKSMNPTHSQLSKDHDDHPLHVPAAHIAAGAVMDVGGVMSRAWFGQASADDVVRTGLKYLVHPEDIQQSSATDGRAWVLEQLRTWARENPAALPRLTKEAITESQDNHAKKQHALLQKSFEQRSGTNEALAVRFAELRAEVERA from the coding sequence ATGAACCGATTTTCCAATGATGCCTTGAACCGGTTGTTGTCAAGGTACCTCGACCTCGAGCAGTGGGAGTCGCTCGAGTCGACGGACGAGCGTGTGGATGATGTCCTGCGGCGGCTCTCGAACGAGCCGGGGCTGGTGTCCCATGCCCGCTCGACCTTGCGTTCGAGCACCAGCCTGGTGCCGATCGACGATCGTCAGGTGCTGACACTCTTCGTGGAGCAGCATCTCCAGAAATCCGGCGACGCCCGATCCGCCCTGGCTCCGGGACTCCTGCCCGCTCCAGAGCGGGCCCGCAACGTGGCGCGTGAGCCCGAGCCCATTCCCGAGGAGACCAGCTACGTGCTGTTGAACCTCGTGGATGACCTGACGGAGGAGCCCGTCGCCGGGGTGGAGCTGGTGCTGAAGCTACCGGACGGCAAGCGCCAGAAGGTGAAGTCCGACGCTCAGGGCCAGGTCGAGCTCAAGCGTGTGAGCAAGGGGCTGTTCTCCGTGGGTGCCGAGGTCGGCGACGCGAAGCTCAATCAGGTGCTCGACCTGGTGTGGTGGGGGATTACTCCATCCCGCCGCCCGCTCGAAGCCATCCAACCGGAGGCCGTGCTCGACGAGGGCACGCGCAACCGGCTGCTGAAGGTCCAGCGGCACAAGGTGAGCACGGGCGAGACGCTGGAGTCCGTGGCCGAGCAATATGACCTCTCCTGGAAGGAACTGGCCCTCTTCAATTGGGGGAGGGCGGATCCGGACGGCATCAATGCCGCGCTGAAGGACGCGGTGGGCTGCACCCGGAAGACGGCGGATGGGAAGAACTACGTCTTCGACGACTCGGACGAGCCCGGCATCCTCTACATTCCCAAGCCCTGGGAGCGCGGCGGGCTGGACACCGGGTTACGCCATGTGATTCGGGTGCGAGCGGTACGGCCCCGGGTGGAGCGGCTCGAGAGCCGTTTCGCACTGGAACGGCTGACGGACCTGGCCCGGCGCATGGAAAAGCCCGACTTCCTGTCGTGGCTGCTCGTGCTGTTCGGCGTGGACATCCCCGCGGACGCCTACGAGGCGTTCCGCCGGGAGCTGCTGGACGGTAAGGTGGAGCCTCCGCCCATTCGCGTGGTGGAGCTCGGGCTGCACGGCCACGAAGCGGGGTATGACAGCGTGGCCCGAACGATCAAGGTCCGGCAGAAGTTCGCCCGGGCCGCCGAGGAGAAGCCCGAGGAGGCCTCGAAGCTGCTCCTCGCGCTCCTGGAGGAGTTCGGGCACCACGTGGATCAACTCCTGCGGAACACATACTCGAAGGTCAGTGGAGACGCCCCTCTGGATGAGGGCGCCCGTTTCGCCCACTCGGTGTACACGCAATGGCTGACCGAGGAGGCTCCAGTGGAGTTCGCCACCTCCGTGCATGACGGGAGCGAGCACCCCCTGAGGGCGGACTTCTCGGATGTCCAGCGCACGGCGGACCTGTGGCTGAACGAGGCGCAACAGGAGGTCGACGACTCGGCCGGCTCCACCGAGTTCTTCGGCGCTGGCCGCGGCCACGGTGACCCCAAGACTTCCTTCGGGCACCAGTCCATCGGGGATGCCCTCTCTGAATTCTTCGACGACGATGAGCGGCTTTCCATCTACTTTGGCAACTGGCTGCGGGACATCTCCCAGGTGGTGGATCCGAAGCTCGTGCGTGAGCCAGGAAGCAAGACCCTCCTCCAGAGTCCGTTCAGCCGGAAGGCACTCACCGACTGCATCGATGTCATGGCCCGGGAAGAGTTCGGAAACAATGCCGACTTCCGTGTGACACCGCAGAAGCTCGGGCTGTACCGGCCCGAGGAGCACATCGACAACCCCCATGGCATCGAGGATGGGACGAAGAAGGACCCCGCCTTCCATCCCGGGTGGACACCTGCGGAAGTCGCTCTCAACATGAAGACGGGCCTTTTGAACTACATCGCCACTCCCGGCACCTGGAAGAGCGCCGCGGGCTTCATGGAGCAGGAACTGCGTGCGGCCGTCGCGAACGGGCGTACGCCGGAGGGCATGCGCCGGCTCGGAGCCGCTCTGCACACGCTCGAGGACTTCTTCTCCCACAGCAACTTCCTCGAGCTGTCACTCATCCGCCTCGGCCATGTCCGCGTGTGCCCCTGGGTGTGGCAGAAGGTTCCCGCGCCTACGCCCCGTTTCCCGCTCGTTACGGGCAAGTTCGGCGGTGATGACACCCAGGTCAGCCTGCTCTATGTCCTGGCGGAGAAGATGCAGGCGGTCAAGGAATGCAAGGCGGGGGAGCGCAGCTCGGGTGCGAAGATCGCCCTCATCCTCATGAAGGACGTCCCCGACGTGATACCCGGTGGATTCACGAATCGATTCGAGGGCATGTTGGAGAACCTGGAGGAGCTTCAGATGAAGTACCCTACGGCCGCGACCCTGGCTTGTCGTGTGGGTGAGGCGCTCTCTCTCTGGCTGGGGGTCTTGCAGGCGGATTTCGCTCGGAGCCGTGCCAAGGCCGTCACCCGAGCTCAGGACGAGCATCTCGCGGATCCCAAGTCCATGAACCCCACGCACAGCCAGCTCTCCAAGGACCATGATGATCACCCGCTGCACGTGCCGGCCGCACACATCGCCGCGGGAGCGGTGATGGACGTGGGAGGGGTCATGTCGCGGGCCTGGTTTGGGCAGGCGAGTGCCGATGACGTGGTCCGCACGGGACTCAAGTACCTGGTCCATCCGGAGGACATCCAGCAGTCCTCGGCCACCGATGGCCGCGCCTGGGTGCTGGAGCAGCTCCGCACGTGGGCACGTGAAAACCCCGCCGCCCTGCCTCGTCTCACCAAGGAGGCCATCACCGAGAGTCAGGACAATCACGCGAAGAAGCAGCACGCCCTGCTCCAGAAGAGCTTCGAGCAGCGCAGCGGGACCAATGAGGCGCTCGCGGTGCGGTTCGCTGAGCTCCGGGCGGAGGTGGAGCGGGCATGA
- a CDS encoding triple tyrosine motif-containing protein: MRADARTYFAGDDLHLPEGTRSVTLRYTAVTLAAADRARFRYRLEGVDGEWHDGGSLREATCANLTHGHYRFRVVSSNGDGVWDETGATLDFTIEPTLVQTKAFAVACVVALLAIAWSAYRMRARVIENQVQLRLEERHRERERIARELHDTLLQGVQGLVLQFDSLARRVVDPELNERIERAIVKAEGLIAAARDRVSNLRATDGPLGTALGCAARELADGKHLVKVSITGDERPLRAAIRDELLVGWWWRGR, encoded by the coding sequence GTGCGGGCCGACGCCCGTACCTATTTCGCCGGGGACGACCTGCATCTGCCGGAAGGCACCCGCAGCGTGACGCTGCGCTACACCGCGGTCACGCTCGCGGCGGCGGACCGGGCACGCTTCCGCTATCGGCTGGAGGGCGTGGACGGCGAGTGGCACGACGGCGGCTCGCTGCGCGAGGCGACCTGCGCCAATCTCACCCACGGCCACTATCGTTTCCGCGTTGTCTCCTCCAACGGTGACGGCGTGTGGGACGAAACCGGCGCCACGCTGGACTTCACCATCGAGCCCACCCTGGTCCAGACGAAGGCTTTCGCCGTTGCCTGCGTGGTCGCTCTGTTGGCCATCGCCTGGAGCGCGTACCGGATGCGGGCCCGCGTCATCGAAAACCAGGTTCAGCTGCGACTGGAAGAGCGCCACCGCGAAAGGGAGCGGATTGCCCGGGAACTGCACGACACGCTGCTCCAGGGCGTGCAAGGCCTGGTGCTTCAGTTCGACAGCCTGGCCAGGCGCGTCGTCGACCCCGAGCTCAATGAAAGGATTGAGCGCGCGATCGTGAAGGCCGAGGGCCTGATCGCCGCCGCTCGCGACCGGGTCTCCAATCTGCGCGCGACAGACGGGCCGCTCGGCACGGCGCTCGGTTGCGCGGCGCGGGAACTGGCGGATGGAAAGCACCTCGTCAAGGTCTCCATCACCGGCGACGAGCGTCCGCTGCGCGCCGCCATCCGCGACGAGTTGTTGGTGGGGTGGTGGTGGAGAGGCCGTTGA
- a CDS encoding tetratricopeptide repeat protein — translation MFLLVLSLLGTTALAADTSDAGTSPPAKAECGPELGEAQRAADEGRLDEALALARKSADGCPGARLLAARLLAHQSRFDEASTFLERELLSPAPSPGAFEMLVGLFPRLSPARQEQVVSLGASGEAPLHVRGVAQANLWLTDVVCHERRLDKLDTDDVRAPGLGSYSFECPPGVPRRVFFFMTEPWSRRRPASGKGAGLSVERVLPELGPRFGIHSMQELREAVEEPLSADRGSVWLLSWLKDYPSQLPLLTQMVRESPDDLEAVVNLSNIQILFGDQRGALRTLDAVSLDTVTLKDSRGNVKGASALFSMRCRALLHLRKLKEAEAACRTALEHGSKKNGPETLALVLYLRGKDAEALRFIRASLADSQKNPAGHFLHGLLLRSLGKPEEAAEAWKAAADYGLTPTVEARRKRSREDWVRAMEAYQRKQTAEELAFCGHYYLDLELPKRAEACFARAESLHPGLAAAERLIHQAESDPEAALRATKALLREKRTPALLYVMAFGFQRVKQPTLALGWLDESLRGDPGQPGARELLTRICKQLSQPDCLEQFRKGK, via the coding sequence TTGTTTCTCCTCGTCCTCTCGCTTCTCGGAACTACCGCGCTCGCGGCGGATACCTCGGATGCGGGCACCTCTCCTCCCGCGAAGGCGGAATGTGGGCCGGAGCTCGGCGAGGCCCAGCGCGCCGCGGACGAAGGGCGGCTCGACGAGGCGCTCGCGCTCGCACGCAAGAGCGCCGATGGCTGCCCGGGTGCTCGGCTCCTTGCAGCAAGGTTGCTGGCTCACCAGTCGCGGTTCGACGAGGCGAGCACCTTCCTCGAGCGCGAGCTCCTCTCCCCGGCCCCCTCACCGGGAGCGTTCGAGATGCTCGTCGGCCTCTTTCCGCGACTCTCGCCCGCGCGTCAGGAGCAGGTGGTGTCACTCGGGGCTTCGGGTGAGGCACCCCTTCACGTCCGGGGGGTGGCACAAGCCAACCTCTGGCTGACGGACGTCGTCTGCCATGAGCGCCGGCTCGACAAGCTGGACACGGATGACGTGCGGGCTCCGGGTCTGGGGAGTTACAGCTTCGAGTGCCCTCCGGGCGTCCCGCGCCGGGTCTTCTTCTTCATGACGGAACCCTGGAGCCGCCGCCGTCCGGCGTCGGGCAAGGGCGCTGGGCTCTCCGTGGAGCGCGTCCTCCCCGAGCTCGGCCCCCGCTTTGGAATCCACTCCATGCAGGAGCTGCGCGAGGCCGTCGAGGAGCCTCTCTCCGCGGACCGCGGTTCCGTCTGGCTCCTGTCCTGGCTCAAGGACTATCCGTCGCAGCTCCCCCTCCTGACGCAGATGGTGCGCGAGAGCCCCGATGACCTGGAGGCGGTGGTGAATCTCAGCAACATCCAGATTCTATTCGGGGACCAGAGGGGCGCCCTGCGGACGCTGGATGCGGTCTCCCTGGACACCGTGACCTTGAAGGACAGCCGGGGCAACGTGAAGGGAGCGAGCGCTCTCTTCTCCATGCGTTGCCGGGCGCTCCTCCATCTGCGCAAGCTGAAGGAGGCCGAGGCGGCGTGCCGAACCGCCCTCGAGCACGGCTCGAAGAAGAACGGGCCCGAGACCCTCGCGTTGGTGCTCTACCTGCGAGGCAAGGACGCGGAGGCGCTGCGGTTCATTCGCGCGAGCCTCGCCGACTCACAGAAGAACCCCGCTGGCCACTTCCTGCACGGCCTCCTCCTGCGCTCGCTCGGCAAGCCCGAGGAGGCCGCCGAGGCGTGGAAGGCGGCAGCGGACTACGGGCTGACACCCACCGTGGAGGCGCGGCGCAAGCGCTCACGTGAGGATTGGGTCCGCGCCATGGAGGCGTACCAGCGGAAGCAGACGGCGGAGGAGCTTGCGTTCTGCGGTCACTACTACCTGGACCTCGAGCTTCCGAAGCGGGCCGAGGCATGCTTCGCACGTGCGGAGTCGCTCCATCCGGGGCTCGCTGCCGCCGAGCGGCTCATCCACCAGGCCGAGTCGGATCCGGAGGCCGCGCTCCGTGCCACGAAGGCCCTGCTGCGCGAGAAACGGACTCCCGCGCTCCTCTACGTCATGGCCTTCGGGTTCCAGCGCGTGAAACAACCGACCCTGGCGTTGGGCTGGCTGGACGAGTCCCTTCGCGGCGACCCCGGCCAACCCGGTGCACGCGAGCTGCTGACGCGCATTTGCAAGCAGCTCTCCCAGCCCGATTGCCTGGAGCAGTTCCGCAAGGGCAAGTGA
- a CDS encoding MBL fold metallo-hydrolase: protein MKIRHLRNATTLLTLGTHRLLVDPMLARQGTLPGFKFFGGGRRPNPLVALPPDTFALLEEVTGVLITHEHPDHLDAAGLRWIREHGLPVWASRVDAPNLGKKRLDVHELEDGALGMAVEIIPARHGRGLLSWLMGPVSGYYLAHPDEPSVYITSDAVLTDGVLEAVERLQPDVIIAPAGAANMGVGGDILFSVDELVTLVRRAPGRVVLNHLEALDHCPTTRDALRERMKAEGLLAKVHIPEDGEEMHFERPDTLPHPRPKVGASRAPGFQKWVTARLMGM, encoded by the coding sequence ATGAAGATCCGCCACCTGCGCAACGCCACGACCCTCCTGACCCTGGGAACGCACCGTCTGCTGGTCGACCCGATGCTCGCCCGGCAGGGGACGCTCCCGGGCTTCAAGTTCTTCGGAGGCGGCCGTCGCCCCAACCCCCTGGTCGCACTGCCGCCCGACACGTTCGCGTTGCTGGAGGAGGTGACGGGCGTACTCATCACCCACGAGCACCCGGACCACCTGGACGCGGCGGGCCTCCGATGGATACGGGAGCACGGGCTGCCCGTGTGGGCGAGCCGCGTGGACGCGCCGAACCTCGGGAAGAAGAGGCTCGACGTTCACGAACTCGAAGATGGCGCGCTCGGGATGGCGGTGGAGATCATCCCGGCCCGACACGGTCGCGGGTTGCTCTCGTGGCTGATGGGGCCCGTGTCGGGCTACTACCTGGCGCACCCGGACGAGCCGAGCGTGTACATCACGTCGGACGCGGTGCTCACGGACGGAGTCCTGGAGGCAGTGGAGCGCCTCCAGCCCGACGTCATCATCGCCCCGGCGGGCGCGGCGAACATGGGGGTGGGCGGCGACATCCTGTTCTCGGTCGACGAGCTCGTGACGCTCGTCAGGCGCGCGCCCGGACGGGTCGTCCTCAATCACCTGGAAGCGCTCGACCACTGCCCGACCACGCGCGATGCGCTACGCGAGCGGATGAAGGCCGAGGGGCTGCTCGCGAAGGTGCACATCCCCGAAGACGGCGAGGAGATGCACTTCGAGCGGCCGGACACGCTGCCGCATCCGCGCCCGAAGGTTGGCGCCAGTAGGGCACCAGGCTTCCAGAAGTGGGTCACCGCGAGGCTCATGGGGATGTGA
- a CDS encoding DUF2165 family protein → MSTTLALRWLKMLLLLMTALFASVVVFGNLTDYGSNYAFVQHVLSMDTTFEGNKLMWRAITSPALHTLAYGLIILTEAALAAFAWVGTYRLYRKLNADARAFSQAKAYGFVAYAVGLVLFFFGFIVVGSEWFAMWQSPTWNGKQTAMDIVEVLLGSTILLALPERELAE, encoded by the coding sequence TTGAGCACTACGCTCGCCTTGCGCTGGCTCAAGATGTTGCTCCTGCTGATGACGGCGCTCTTCGCCTCCGTGGTGGTGTTCGGCAACCTGACCGATTACGGCTCCAACTACGCGTTCGTCCAGCACGTCCTGTCGATGGACACCACGTTCGAGGGTAACAAGCTGATGTGGCGCGCCATCACCAGCCCCGCCCTGCACACCCTCGCCTATGGGTTGATCATTCTTACCGAGGCCGCGCTGGCCGCCTTCGCCTGGGTTGGGACTTACCGGCTCTACCGGAAACTGAATGCGGATGCGCGGGCGTTCAGCCAGGCCAAGGCATATGGGTTCGTGGCCTACGCTGTGGGTCTCGTTCTCTTCTTCTTCGGCTTCATCGTCGTCGGCAGCGAGTGGTTTGCCATGTGGCAATCACCGACCTGGAACGGCAAGCAGACGGCCATGGACATCGTGGAGGTGCTGCTCGGGTCTACCATCCTGCTGGCGCTTCCAGAGCGAGAGTTGGCCGAATAG